ACACTCAGACGGTGATCAGTCTTGTCTCTCGATTTAAATTCAATGTCCACAAAATAGAACGTTTTATGAAGGGCGAAACACAAATTAAACTGATAATCTGCTTTAAAATCCTAAAGTCACCAGGGTATTATATTAACATGCAAGTAAGTAATTGTTAGTGAGGCGGCCATGAATTCTTGCTGCTTCTTGCGCGCGTCCTCGTCACGAGACTGAACTGATAATGCATCGACACAATCCACACTGCATATCACGGTAAATACATGAgcagttttgaattttttatttggGGTGCAATTAGTACAAGcataaaataactttaaataaagtttgtgGCGAGTCTTCTgtttttcagtacaagtttgaCAAGCCGAGATCATCCTTGGCTGTGTTTAGCACGTTGACTCATGATCTGGCCCCTGATAGCCATTGACATCCCAAGCCCTTTGTCTTGAGCCATGTGTCACCTCCCAGTGAGATGGTAGAAGACCGTAACAGGCTCATGCTGGAGTCTATATGATCTGTGTGTTTTCGTCTAAATAGTGTCATAGAGGCTTTCCAGTCGAATAATTGTTGCCTGTCTATAATACAAATCTTGCTTATTAGATCCGTCGCGATACGGGGCCTTTGCTGAGAAAATATTGTTCCCAATCGGTGCCAGCGTGTTGGTCTTCTTGCTTTGTTTCCTTCATTGACCTGCTTGGGTTCCCATGATCCTGATATTATCCTGAATATGTTCAAGCAGTTTGACTTTGGGTCTTCAAAACTATTCATCATCTGTTTCCAGCATATAATTAATCAGAAATCTTCTGTTCTTTTTGCTCCAGTCTTTATTAATGTTTGCGGAGTATTCTCATCTTTTTCAAAACCCTTTAAACAGACCTGTCGGATTATGATTAAGACGAAGATCACCTAGGACGAATATCACAGCCAGTAACTTCCTTGTTGCCTATAATGATCTCAATGTAGCATGACTTCAAGTCGCATGCAACTAATATTCCCAACACGGTTTTCTTTCATGCAGTTCTTGCCATGATGTCAGACGAAGTCCCCCCGAGAAAGCAAAAAACGTGTGTGGAACCATGCAGTAAGGACCACACGTACTTGCTAGACGTATTCAGCTGCGTCCAGCCAACAGAATTCCATGGACAAAACCATCCCCGCCAGCAACTTTTCTTATACCTTTCAAGAGCTTCATCTAAAAACAGATCAAGATTTATTCAGGTATTCTTCGAATGAAAAGATTTGCTACCAGAGTAAAAGAAAGAACGAGAAAGTTGGTCAAGTCATCCataaataaattacatttgCTTTTGTGGAAAGCTCCAAATTTTCCCTGGATATTTCGGGATCCATAACCTTGTATATTCAAAAGGCACACGTGGATTAAAGGCGTGTTAACTTTGCTCTTATCTGGAAAACATGTTACATGGGAAGTTTTTCAAAAAGAGTGGATATCATGGCTTACAAGGCACTGGATTAAAACAAAGGATAGCAGTTTTAAAGTTTCACGGATATCTTTCGGCATCTGGCAATTTTTCGGGACCGTACTGAAGAAGCGGGGCCCAGTTgaatttcttaaaatttgtGGTCTTAATTCCTAATTAAACAGCCGGTTTCGTGCTTCGTGATTTTGCTTCATTTaagtgagtttttttttttcattcttttcaatAATCTTATATGGCGTCTCATCAGAAATAGTCGTCCAACTGACTGGAATGGAAGAAAGCAAGTATGCCTGTCTTTGTGATCATTTTAGAAAGAACATTCCATTACTGGTTAGAAGACGGAGAAAATTTTAATGATGGCGAAATCAAATTCATGGATAAGAAGGTGGCATGTCAGTACCCCCTTATGTCCGAGCGACGTTTTTCTGTCAAACTGATATTCGGCAATTGTTGTCAATTTAGCATTTTGTCCTATTGTAGTAAGTTAACGTTAGTGGCCCAGTTTTCCTGTCAATCAACCGGTCTGCTAACAGCATTACGTGACTTTGTATATCTACTTTACAGGAAGAAAAACTTTGTTTAGGATTGCGTCGAGTGCATTCTGAGAAGTTTTGCTGGAAGAAGTCATCTTCTGCtgacaaaattattgcaattcTGAAAATGGAAGATCTGGAAGCTATAAAGAAGGTAATGACCAATATTTAGTACAATGTGTGTTTCACTTACATTATTATTACGTTCCAGCGTGTCAGTTCCTCAACGGAAAATGACTTAAAACCTGGCCATTTGGTCGCATCAATGAAATAAGCATTCGCATGCGACAACCTAAACCTTGTTTGGATTGTATCATGATTATTGAAGACTGTTTAAAACTTGATGAAGCGATATCGTTCAGGTGACAGTAGTCCCGAGAAAGAGGCTGTTGTTGATGATGACATTGGCTGACTTTTCAGAGCCTTGACTCTGAGGATTACTTTcgctcaggttgtcaaaacgtcagtcGGTGTCACCaaaaacagtccttctcaggacccTGATATGCCTTAACCCGTGTGATTAGAAAAGAGAGGAGAAAACCCCCTGCTCTTCtggtttgattttttgtttaatttttggcTTAGCAGCAATTGTtcatatttacatgtaacttgcGCACTATAAGTATTAAACTATTaaactattgttattattaggtTAGACGGTGTGCTTCCTTTGAGGAATTAAGATTTTCATAAGTTGGGCCTCAAGCCTTTTcgttacagtaccgctcaaaagtaatTTACCAAGGCGCGTTGCGCGCGACGCGATTCGGGTCGCGGAAGAACCCTGTTTGAGTGAATTAACGACGGCTAGATTGCTCATGCAATGAAAGTTAGAAACATCATCGCAGTTAGCTAAgcaacttaaacatttgaaagtgctgaagcctgaaaaatccaagGGGGCTTGAAAGCGATTCGATCCTATGACTGTGCTGACCTGCACTGTCGTTGTGTCACATGGTtgtcacatacatgtacacatgcGCAGAATACGAGGAGTGGCGGATATAAAGGGGTCAAAAAAGTAGTATATTTGCTTGTTTTACTGTTAAAGATTCTATACGTGAGGTTGCACGGCACTTGCTCTACTAACTTAAGTATCAAGCCAGCTGACAGATTGTAAGTACTTTTTGTCTTTGGCTAACGAAGCTTGATTAGAAATAGAATGCAAACTGCGGTGACGAACATGAGGCTATTTCAGTTATGCCCTTGTTTAGCCTCACGTTTGTCACCCGCAGCTTTCGTTCTATTTCTAATGAGAGCTGGTTAATATTGAGTTTAATTTGTATCCTGCTGGAAGCGAATAAAATGAATATCCCTATATTCTAAATTTATTTCAGGTTGCTCAAATGTAAGAGCAGAGTAAAGCGCAATCTCACAGTGC
Above is a window of Montipora capricornis isolate CH-2021 chromosome 6, ASM3666992v2, whole genome shotgun sequence DNA encoding:
- the LOC138050557 gene encoding uncharacterized protein gives rise to the protein MMSDEVPPRKQKTCVEPCSKDHTYLLDVFSCVQPTEFHGQNHPRQQLFLYLSRASSKNRSRFIQEEKLCLGLRRVHSEKFCWKKSSSADKIIAILKMEDLEAIKKVERIKVDEMRLPEKVTFTLPKSDASSMQAVVTVLNGNLDGETLLKTEQLTLTVSMIPSKEPRPGVEHEHISTGLASVSS